One genomic window of Mesoplodon densirostris isolate mMesDen1 chromosome 14, mMesDen1 primary haplotype, whole genome shotgun sequence includes the following:
- the LOC132502122 gene encoding proline-rich protein 2-like, with the protein MEILTVHEAPLPPRDPEPPGSQERPELGAQDGTGKLGSHRRRLALARPRPPWSSVPRPPMQGRHLVRGTGRSAGTRRCRPGGPGRRAGSRRGRGTGATEVQGQGGALGADRPSPLPDPGARGRLGTATSLGPLSRARLPRGRHKGDARHPPGPAWQGPQGRRSCSATGGAPRAAPRSAVRGRVSALRVRRPARSRPLFPSALQPGRTARGGRVGGGAEWHKDAGSTVSARAPPPGAQRPLPPARPPAAPRPRPRRPAGTP; encoded by the exons ATGGAGATCCTTACGGTGCACGAGGCACCCCTTCCTCCCCGCGACCCTGAGCCTCCAGGCTCGCAGGAGCGCCCAGAGCTGGGTGCCCAGGACGGTACGGGGAAGCTGGGGAGCCACCGTCGGAGG CTCGCCCTCGCCAGACCCCGTCCACCGTGGTCGTCCGTCCCGCGGCCCCCAATGCAGGGCCGCCACCTCGTCCGCGGGACCGGCCGGAGCGCGGGGACGCGGCGCTGCAGACCCGGCGGACCGGGGAGGCGGGCGGGGTCCCGAAGGGGCCGCGGCACTGGAGCCACCGAGGTGCAGGGCCAGGGTGGCGCCCTGGGCGCGGACCGGCCCTCGCCCCTGCCCGATCCCGGCGCCCGAGGCCGGCTCGGCACGGCCACCTCTCTCGGGCCCCTCAGCCGCGCCCGGCTCCCGCGAGGCCGACACAAAGGGGACGCGCGTCACCCACCTGGTCCCGCGTGGCAGGGGCCCCAGGGCCGCCGCTCCTGCTCGGCCACGGGCGGGGCTCCGCGCGCCGCGCCTCGGTCCGCGGTCCGGGGCCGGGTGTCCGCGCTGCGCGTCCGCCGCCCCGCCCGGAGTCGCCCTTTATTCCCGTCCGCCCTCCAGCCGGGGCGCACGGCCCGCGGGGGGAGAGTGGGCGGCGGCGCCGAGTGGCACAAAGACGCGGGGAGCACAGTGTCGGCCCGCGCGCCCCCGCCCGGCGCGCAGCGCCCCctgccgcccgcccgcccgcccgccgcgcCCCGCCCTCGGCCGCGCAGGCCCGCGGGGACACCCTGA